From a region of the Capricornis sumatraensis isolate serow.1 chromosome 22, serow.2, whole genome shotgun sequence genome:
- the TAP2 gene encoding antigen peptide transporter 2: MRRPDLRPWASLLLADLALLWLLQGPLGALLPRGLPGLWLEGALRLGGLWGLLRLGGLLGCVEAHLPLLCLVTPLFLSLRALVPGALSAPPVRVAAATWAWLLLGYWAVGLSRVLWAVLSPPGAKAEGQGQENRVLMWRLLKLSWPDLPFLVAAFSFLSLAVLGETVIPYYSGRVIDILGGDFDPDAFASAIFFMSLFSVGSSLCAGCRGSIFVFTMSRINLRIREMLFSSLLRQDLPFFQETKTGELNSRLSSDTKLMSSWLPYNTNVLSRSLVKVLGLYSFMLNLSPQLTFLSLFEVPLMIVAEKVYNSRHQAVLWEIQDAVAKAGQVVRESVGGLQTVRSFGAEEQEVCRYKEALERCRRLWWRRDLERALYLLLRRMLHLAMKVLLLNCALQQILAGDLTRGGLLSFLLYQEDVGNYMHTLVYMFGDMLSNVGAAKKVFCYLDRKPDLPPPGTLAPPTLQGRVNFQNVSFAYPSRPDQPALQGLTFTLSPGQMTALVGPNGSGKSTVAALLQNLYQPTEGQVLLDGKPVSEYEHHYLHRQVVLVGQEPVLFSGSVRDNITYGLEGYSDEKVLAAARAARAEEFIRELALGLDTEVGEKGSQLAVGQKQRLAIARALVRDPRVLILDEATSALDVECEQALQDWRAHGARTVLVIAHRLQTVQSADQVLVLRQGRLQSPEQLVDGQDLYSWLVQQNQSVETPDTPGPAQGRLSDPE; this comes from the exons ATGCGGCGCCCGGACCTGAGACCCTGGGCCTCCCTGCTGCTGGCGGACTTGGCCTTGCTCTGGCTGCTGCAGGGGCCCCTGGGGGCCCTGCTTCCCCGCGGGCTTCCGGGCCTGTGGCTGGAGGGCGCCTTGCGACTCGGTGGACTTTGGGGGCTGCTGAGGCTGGGAGGGCTGCTGGGGTGTGTGGAAGCACACCTGCCCCTCCTCTGCCTGGTGACTCCCCTGTTCCTCTCCCTGAGGGCTCTGGTCCCGGGGGCCTTGAGCGCCCCTCCGGTCAGAGTGGCTGCAGCCACCTGGGCCTGGCTGCTGCTGGGGTACTGGGCAGTGGGGCTGAGCAGGGTCCTATGGGCTGTGCTGAGCCCTCCAGGAGccaaggcagaggggcagggccaGGAGAACAGAGTCTTGATGTGGAGGCTGCTGAAGCTCTCCTGGCCTGACCTGCCTTTCCTGGTTGCggccttctccttcctctctctggcCGTGTTGG GTGAGACCGTGATCCCTTACTATTCTGGCCGTGTGATTGACATCCTGGGGGGCGACTTTGATCCCGATGCCTTTGCCAGTGCCATCTTCTTCATGAGTCTCTTCTCTGTTGGGAG CTCACTGTGTGCAGGCTGCCGAGGAAGCATCTTCGTCTTTACCATGTCCAGAATCAACCTGCGGATCCGGGAGAtgcttttctcttccctcctgcGCCAGGACCTCCCTTTCTTCCAAGAGACTAAGACAG GGGAGCTGAATTCCCGGCTGAGCTCAGATACCAAACTGATGAGTTCTTGGCTTCCTTATAACACCAATGTGCTGTCTCGAAGCCTGGTGAAAGTGCTGGGACTTTATAGCTTCATGCTCAACCTGTCACCTCAGCTCACCTTCCTGTCTCTGTTCGAGGTGCCTCTTATGATAGTGGCTGAAAAGGTGTACAATTCCCGCCATCAG GCAGTCCTTTGGGAGATCCAGGACGCTGTGGCGAAAGCTGGGCAGGTGGTGCGGGAGTCGGTTGGAGGGCTGCAGACCGTGCGTAGTTTTGGAGCCGAGGAGCAAGAGGTCTGTCGCTATAAGGAGGCCCTTGAACGATGCCGGCGGCTGTGGTGGCGACGGGACCTGGAACGGGCCCTCTATCTGCTCTTAAGGAGG ATGCTGCACTTGGCGATGAAGGTGCTCTTGCTGAACTGTGCGCTGCAGCAGATCCTGGCCGGGGACCTCACCCGCGGCGGGCTCCTCTCCTTCCTGCTTTACCAGGAGGACGTGGGCAACTATATGCAC ACCCTGGTGTACATGTTTGGGGACATGCTGAGCAACGTGGGGGCAGCCAAGAAGGTGTTCTGCTACCTGGACCGAAAGCCAGATCTGCCTCCACCGGGGACTCTGGCCCCACCCACTCTGCAGGGCAGGGTGAATTTCCAGAACGTCTCCTTTGCGTATCCCAGTCGCCCCGACCAGCCTGCGCTCCAG GGTCTGACGTTCACCCTGAGTCCTGGGCAGATGACGGCGCTGGTGGGGCCTAACGGGTCTGGGAAGAGCACGGTGGCCGCGCTGCTGCAGAATCTGTACCAGCCCACCGAGGGCCAGGTGCTGCTGGACGGGAAGCCGGTCTCCGAGTATGAGCACCACTACCTGCACCGTCAG GTGGTCTTGGTAGGGCAGGAGCCGGTGCTGTTCTCGGGCTCGGTGAGGGACAACATCACCTacggcctggagggctacagcgaCGAGAAGGTGCTGGCTGCGGCCCGGGCGGCCCGGGCGGAGGAGTTCATCCGCGAGCTGGCGCTCGGGCTCGATACAG AGGTGGGGGAGAAAGGCAGCCAGCTGGCGGTGGGGCAGAAGCAACGTCTGGCCATCGCCCGGGCCCTCGTGCGGGACCCCCGCGTGCTCATCCTGGATGAAGCCACCAGTGCCCTGGACGTGGAGTGTGAACAGGCT CTGCAGGACTGGAGAGCGCACGGAGCCCGCACGGTGCTGGTGATCGCCCACAGGCTGCAGACGGTTCAGAGCGCCGACCAGGTCCTGGTGCTGAGGCAAGGGCGGCTGCAGAGCCCCGAGCAGCTCGTGGACGGGCAGGACCTCTACTCCTGGCTGGTGCAGCAGAACCAGAGCGTGGAGACCCCAGacacccccggccccgcccagggCCGTCTCAGCGACCCGGAATAG
- the PSMB9 gene encoding proteasome subunit beta type-9, whose product MLRTGAPSGDLPRAGEVHTGTTIMAVEFDGGVVVGSDSRVSAGEAVVNRVFDKLSPLHPRIYCALSGSAADAQAIADMAAYQLELHGMELEEPPLVLAAANVVRNITYKYREDLSAHLMVAGWDQREGGQVYGTMSGMLIRQPFAIGGSGSTYIYGYVDAAYKPGMSPEECRRFTTNAIALAMKRDGSSGGVIYLVTITGAGVDHQVILGNELPKFYDE is encoded by the exons ATGCTGCGGACCGGAGCCCCCAGCGGGGACTTGCCCCGGGCAGGAGAAGTCCACACCGGG ACAACCATCATGGCAGTAGAGTTTGATGGGGGCGTTGTGGTGGGATCGGACTCCCGGGTGTCTGCAGG GGAGGCGGTGGTGAACCGAGTGTTTGACAAGCTCTCCCCGCTGCACCCGCGCATCTACTGCGCTCTCTCCGGCTCAGCTGCTGACGCTCAGGCCATAGCGGACATGGCCGCCTACCAGCTGGAGCTCCATGG gatggaactggaggaaccCCCGCTCGTTCTGGCTGCTGCAAACGTGGTGAGAAACATCACCTATAAATATCGAGAGGACTTGTCCGCACATCTCATGGTAGCTGGCTGGGACCAACGCGAAGGGGGCCAG GTGTACGGGACCATGAGCGGGATGCTGATTCGACAGCCCTTTGCCATCGGTGGCTCTGGCAGCACCTACATCTACGGTTACGTGGATGCGGCGTATAAACCAGGCATGTCCCCAGAGGAGTGCAGACGCTTCACCACGAATG CGATCGCCCTGGCCATGAAGCGGGACGGCTCCAGCGGGGGCGTCATCTACCTGGTCACCATCACAGGCGCTGGGGTGGACCATCAAGTCATCCTGGGCAACGAGCTGCCGAAATTCTATGATGAGTGA
- the TAP1 gene encoding antigen peptide transporter 1, which yields MACPGSPAPCGRPRLPRVAVAWLGTALLLLADWTLLRPALPRVASRLVPPALPLLRVWVAGLSRWALLWLGARGVVGAALGFRRESTRVLGWLAVLEPLAAALGLALPGLALFRELVSWQAPEDTDSAGPLHWGSRLDAFALSYWAALPAATLWYKIRSLCVQGARGAFGLAMSRLLVFLGPEKSHVQFILALVFLSCLGEMAIPFYTGRLTDWIVQDETAAAFTRNVTLMSVLTIASAVLEFTADGIYNSTVGRMHSHLQGEVFQAVLRQETEFFQKNQAGEITSRVTDDTSTMSESLSSDLSLLLWYLIRGLCLLGLMLWTSPSLTVVTLVALPLLFLLPKKLGKWHKMLAEQMQESLAKSSQVAIEVLSAMPTVRSFANEEGEAQKFRRKLREMMVLSRKEALAYAVDLWTVSVSGMLLKVGILYFGGQLVTSGSVSSGHLVTFILYQIQFTIAVQVLLSSYPRVQKAVGSSEKIFEYLDRVPNCPESGSLASLTLRGLVQFQGVSFAYPNHPDAPVLQGLTFTLCPGEVTALVGPNGSGKSTVAALLQNLYQPTEGQVLLDGEPLPKYEHRYLHRQVAAVGQEPLLFGRSFKENIAYGLVQEPTMEEITAAAVESGAHGFISELPEGYDTEVGEAGSQLSGGQRQAVALARALIRRPSVLILDDATSALDANNQSLVERLLYESPERGSRSVLFITQRLSSVEQADRILFLEGGTIIEAGTHQQLMMNEGRYWAMVQAPGGPGAPE from the exons ATGGCCTGCCCGGGGTCCCCAGCTCCCTGCGGCCGTCCGCGCCTCCCCCGCGTCGCCGTCGCGTGGCTGGGGACGGCGCTGCTGCTCCTCGCCGACTGGACGCTGCTCCGGCCGGCGCTGCCCCGAGTGGCCTCGCGGCTGGTGCCCCCTGCGCTGCCGCTGCTCCGGGTCTGGGTGGCCGGCCTGAGCCGCTGGGCGCTGCTGTGGCTGGGGGCCCGCGGCGTCGTCGGGGCCGCGCTGGGCTTCCGGAGGGAAAGCACGCGAGTCCTCGGGTGGCTGGCTGTTTTGGAGCCGCTGGCGGCGGCGCTGGGCTTGGCCCTGCCGGGACTCGCCTTGTTCCGAGAGCTGGTCTCCTGGCAAGCCCCCGAGGACACGGACAGCGccgggcccctgcactggggaaGTCGCCTGGACGCCTTCGCTCTCAGCTACTGGGCGGCACTGCCCGCGGCCACCCTGTGGTATAAGATCAGGAGCCTCTGCGTGCAAGGAGCTCGCGGGGCTTTTGGCCTGGCGATGAGCCGGCTTTTAGTCTTCCTGGGTCCGGAGAAAAGCCACGTGCAGTTCATTTTGGCCCTGGTGTTTCTCTCCTGTCTTG GGGAGATGGCCATTCCGTTCTACACTGGCCGGCTCACCGACTGGATTGTACAGGATGAGACAGCCGCTGCCTTCACCCGGAATGTAACCCTCATGTCGGTCCTCACCATAGCCAG CGCAGTGCTGGAGTTCACAGCTGATGGAATCTACAACAGCACCGTGGGCCGGATGCACAGCCACCTGCAGGGAGAGGTGTTTCAGGCTGTCCTGCGCCAGGAGACAGAGTTTTTTCAAAAGAACCAAGCAG GTGAAATCACATCTCGGGTGACAGATGACACGTCCACCATGAGTGAGTCTCTGAGTTCGGATCTCAGCCTGTTGCTGTGGTACCTCATCCGGGGACTGTGTCTCCTGGGGCTCATGCTCTGGACGTCCCCGTCCCTCACTGTGGTCACCCTGGTCGCCCTGCCCCTGCTCTTCCTTCTGCCTAAGAAGCTGGGGAAATGGCACAAG ATGCTGGCAGAACAGATGCAAGAATCTCTGGCAAAGTCCAGCCAGGTGGCCATCGAGGTGCTGTCAGCCATGCCTACAGTTCGGAGCTTTGCCAATGAAGAGGGTGAGGCCCAGAAGTTCAGGCGAAAGCTGCGCGAGATGATGGTGCTCAGCCGGAAGGAGGCCCTGGCCTACGCGGTCGACCTCTGGACCGTCTCT GTCTCAGGGATGCTGCTGAAGGTGGGAATCCTGTATTTTGGTGGGCAGCTGGTGACAAGTGGGTCTGTCAGCAGTGGGCATCTGGTCACCTTTATTCTGTACCAGATCCAGTTCACCATAGCTGTTCAG GTGCTGCTGTCCAGCTACCCCAGGGTACAGAAGGCTGTGGGCtcttcagagaaaatatttgaataccTGGACCGGGTCCCTAACTGCCCAGAGAGTGGGTCATTGGCTTCCTTAACCTTGCGCGGCCTCGTCCAGTTCCAGGGTGTCTCCTTTGCCTACCCAAACCATCCGGATGCCCCTGTGCTACAG GGGCTGACCTTCACCCTTTGTCCTGGTGAGGTGACGGCGCTGGTGGGGCCCAACGGGTCTGGGAAGAGCACGGTGGCTGCGCTGCTGCAGAACCTGTACCAGCCCACTGAGGGCCAGGTGCTGCTGGATGGGGAGCCCCTTCCCAAATACGAGCACCGCTACCTGCACAGACAG GTGGCTGCTGTGGGACAAGAGCCTCTGCTGTTTGGAAGaagctttaaagaaaatattgccTACGGCCTGGTCCAGGAGCCGACCATGGAGGAGATCACAGCTGCTGCGGTGGAGTCCGGAGCCCATGGTTTTATCTCTGAGCTCCCTGAGGGCTACGACACAG AGGTGGGTGAGGCTGGGAGCCAGCTGTCCGGGGGCCAGCGTCAGGCAGTGGCCTTGGCTCGAGCCCTGATCCGGAGACCAAGCGTACTCATTCTGGATGATGCTACCAGCGCCCTGGATGCAAACAACCAATCCCTG GTGGAGCGGCTGCTCTATGAAAGCCCTGAGCGGGGCTCTCGGTCAGTGCTTTTCATCACCCAGCGCCTCAGTTCGGTGGAGCAGGCTGACCGCATCCTCTTTCTGGAAGGAGGCACGATCATTGAGGCAGGAACTCACCAGCAGCTCATGATGAATGAAGGACGCTATTGGGCCATGGTGCAGGCTCCTGGCGGGCCAGGGGCTCCAGAATGA
- the PSMB8 gene encoding proteasome subunit beta type-8: MALLDVCGAPRGQRGDWAVPLAGSRQRSDPGHYSFSLRSPELALPRGMQPTEFFRSLGGNGESNVQIEMAHGTTTLAFKFQHGVIVAVDSRASAGNYIATLKVNKVIEINPYLLGTMSGCAADCQYWERLLAKECRLYYLRNGERISVSAASKLLSNMMCQYRGMGLSMGSMICGWDKKGPGLYYVNENGTRLSGNMFSTGSGNSHAYGVMDSGYRPDLSIEEAYDLGRRAIVHATHRDSYSGGVVNMYHMKEDGWVKVESTDVSDLMHQYREASQ, from the exons ATGGCGCTGCTGGACGTGTGCGGAGCCCCCCGAGGGCAGCGGGGGGACTGGGCTGTGCCCCTCGCGGGAAGCCGGCAGCGCTCGGACCCCGGCCACTACAGCTTCTCCCTGCGATCTCCGGAGCTCGCCCTCCCCCGGGGCATGCAG CCCACTGAATTCTTCCGGTCCCTGGGTGGGAATGGAGAAAGTAACGTGCAGATCGAGATGGCTCATGGCACGACCACGCTGGCCTTCAAGTTTCAGCATGGGGTGATTGTGGCCGTGGATTCTCGGGCCTCAGCTGGGAATTACATTG CCACATTAAAGGTGAACAAGGTGATTGAGATTAACCCTTACCTGCTCGGCACCATGTCCGGCTGTGCGGCTGACTGCCAGTACTGGGAGCGCCTGCTGGCCAAGGAGTGCAG GCTGTACTATCTGCGGAATGGGGAGCGTATCTCCGTGTCGGCCGCCTCCAAGCTGCTCTCCAACATGATGTGCCAGTACCGGGGCATGGGCCTCTCCATGGGCAGCATGATCTGTGGCTGGGACAAGAAG GGTCCTGGACTCTACTATGTGAATGAGAATGGGACTCGACTCTCGGGAAACATGTTCTCCACCGGTAGTGGGAACTCCCATGCCTATGGAGTCATGGATAGTGGCTATCGACCTGACCTTAGTATTGAAGAGGCCTATGACCTGGGCCGAAGGGCGATCGTTCATGCCACCCACCGAGACAGCTATTCCGGAGGCGTTGTCAATA TGTACCACATGAAGGAGGACGGCTGGGTGAAAGTGGAAAGTACAGACGTCAGTGACCTGATGCACCAGTACCGGGAGGCCAGTCAGTAA